A genome region from Sphingobacteriaceae bacterium GW460-11-11-14-LB5 includes the following:
- a CDS encoding trigger factor, with amino-acid sequence MNITQEKTGNLNAVVKIKIAPADYSGKVEKAIKDQAKKAQLPGFRKGMVPAAHIKKMYGKSILVEEVNNLLNDTLSNYIAEQKLEILGQPLPKMDDEREFKWDNTDDFEFDYELGLAPAFDVNLSSKDKFTEYVIKADKETLESRIKNIRRSYGKMTNPEVSADDDVLYTELTQVAADGTAVEGGITSTATIRLDQIKDKKILKSLIGLKKDDEVTIDIQKALEDAAVIAKALNISEEEAAELKANFKLHVKNVNRLEESDLNQEFFDKLFGEGTVTDEAGFRAKITEEVESMFKQDAERKLSNDIYEALLAKHTFELPDEFLRRWLKATNEKLTDEELTEGYDDFAKNLKWTLIENKIIKDNSIEIKYEDVVQAAKAKLDAQFRMYSPSPLPEDQLAQYAVQFLQEKENANRVFEEVKALKTFEQIKSVVTLEQKDIDYDKFIALDKKA; translated from the coding sequence ATGAATATTACACAGGAAAAAACCGGCAACTTAAATGCTGTTGTAAAAATCAAAATCGCACCTGCTGATTACTCTGGAAAAGTAGAGAAAGCCATTAAAGATCAAGCTAAAAAAGCACAATTACCTGGTTTCCGTAAAGGAATGGTTCCTGCTGCCCACATTAAAAAAATGTATGGCAAAAGTATCCTGGTAGAAGAGGTTAACAACTTGTTGAACGATACCTTATCTAACTACATCGCAGAGCAAAAATTAGAAATTTTAGGTCAACCACTTCCTAAAATGGACGATGAACGCGAATTTAAATGGGATAATACAGATGATTTCGAATTTGATTATGAGTTAGGTTTAGCGCCTGCTTTTGATGTAAATCTTTCATCTAAAGATAAATTTACCGAATACGTAATTAAAGCTGATAAAGAAACTTTAGAAAGCCGTATCAAAAATATCCGTCGCAGCTATGGTAAAATGACTAATCCTGAAGTTTCGGCTGATGATGATGTGCTTTATACCGAACTTACTCAGGTAGCTGCAGATGGTACTGCTGTTGAAGGCGGTATTACCAGCACAGCAACTATTCGTTTAGATCAGATTAAAGATAAAAAAATCCTTAAATCGTTGATCGGTTTAAAGAAAGATGATGAAGTTACCATCGATATCCAGAAAGCATTAGAAGATGCTGCGGTAATTGCTAAAGCTTTAAACATTTCGGAGGAAGAAGCAGCTGAATTAAAAGCAAACTTTAAACTTCACGTTAAAAACGTGAACCGTTTAGAAGAGTCTGACTTAAACCAGGAGTTTTTTGATAAATTATTTGGTGAAGGTACGGTAACTGACGAAGCGGGTTTCAGAGCGAAAATTACGGAGGAAGTAGAAAGTATGTTTAAACAAGATGCAGAACGTAAATTATCGAACGATATTTATGAAGCACTTTTAGCTAAACACACTTTCGAATTGCCTGATGAGTTTTTACGTCGCTGGTTAAAAGCCACAAACGAAAAACTGACTGATGAGGAATTGACAGAAGGTTACGATGATTTCGCTAAAAACCTGAAATGGACTTTAATCGAAAACAAAATCATTAAAGATAACAGCATCGAAATTAAATATGAGGATGTAGTTCAGGCAGCTAAAGCGAAATTAGATGCTCAATTCAGAATGTACAGCCCAAGCCCACTTCCTGAAGATCAGCTGGCTCAATATGCAGTTCAGTTTTTACAGGAAAAAGAAAATGCAAACCGTGTTTTCGAAGAGGTAAAAGCATTAAAAACTTTCGAACAAATCAAATCTGTTGTTACTTTAGAGCAAAAAGATATTGATTACGATAAGTTTATTGCGCTGGATAAAAAAGCATAG
- a CDS encoding ATP-dependent Clp protease proteolytic subunit (hydrolyzes proteins to small peptides; with the ATPase subunits ClpA or ClpX, ClpP degrades specific substrates) — translation MNIDSQEFRKFAVKHQGIGGLHVDKFIAQANLNPKSMTPYIIEERQLNVAQMDVFSRLMMDRIIFLGDAIYDQNANIIQAQLLFLQSTDADRDIQIYINSPGGSVYAGLGIYDTMQYIQPDVATICTGMAASMGAVLLVAGAKGKRAALPHSRVMIHQPSGGAQGVASDMEINLREMLKLKKELYDIISEHSGQTYDWVEKASDRDYWMTADEAKGFGMVDEVLSRNAKKDGETK, via the coding sequence ATGAACATAGATTCACAAGAATTCAGAAAATTTGCCGTTAAACATCAGGGGATTGGCGGTTTACACGTAGATAAATTTATTGCTCAGGCTAATCTGAACCCGAAGAGCATGACACCATATATCATTGAAGAGCGCCAGTTGAATGTAGCGCAAATGGATGTTTTCTCCAGGTTGATGATGGATCGTATTATCTTTTTAGGTGATGCCATTTACGATCAGAATGCAAACATTATCCAGGCGCAGTTGTTGTTTTTGCAATCAACAGACGCTGACAGAGACATTCAGATCTACATTAACTCTCCAGGTGGATCGGTTTATGCAGGTTTAGGTATTTACGATACGATGCAATATATACAGCCAGATGTAGCTACAATTTGTACAGGTATGGCCGCATCAATGGGAGCCGTTTTATTGGTAGCAGGTGCAAAAGGAAAACGTGCTGCATTACCTCACTCAAGAGTAATGATTCACCAGCCATCAGGCGGTGCACAAGGTGTGGCATCTGATATGGAGATCAACTTGAGAGAGATGTTGAAATTGAAAAAAGAATTATACGATATTATTTCAGAGCACTCTGGCCAAACATACGACTGGGTAGAGAAAGCTTCAGATCGCGATTACTGGATGACAGCTGACGAGGCAAAAGGATTTGGTATGGTTGATGAAGTGTTATCGAGAAACGCAAAAAAAGATGGCGAAACAAAATAA